From the Winogradskyella forsetii genome, the window AATGCACTGGAAGATGCTGATGTAAAAACGCGCTTACAAACTGCCATTAAAATCAATGAAGTAGCAGAACCTTTCATTAGGAGAAAAGCGATGAGCCATCTTAACAAAGGACGTGTTGTTATTTTTGGAGGTGGCACAGGAAATCCGTATTTTACTACAGACTCAGCAGCCGTTTTACGTGCTATTGAAATTGAAGCAGATGTCATTTTAAAAGGTACGCGTGTTGATGGTATATATACCGCTGATCCTGAAAAGGATTTAAATGCAGTAAAATTTGAAAATATCTCGTTTAAAGATGTCCTAAGTAAAGGACTCAAAGTGATGGACACCACTGCATTTACTTTAAGCCAAGAAAATAACTTACCAATTATTGTTTTTGACATGAACAAAAAAGGAAACTTACTAAAAGTAGTCACCGGAGAAAATATAGGCACAAAAGTCAACTAAAAGGT encodes:
- the pyrH gene encoding UMP kinase encodes the protein MKYKRILLKLSGEALMGNRQYGIDPERLSEYAKDIKEITDLGVEVAIVIGGGNIFRGVAGAMNGMDRVQGDHMGMLATVINGLALQNALEDADVKTRLQTAIKINEVAEPFIRRKAMSHLNKGRVVIFGGGTGNPYFTTDSAAVLRAIEIEADVILKGTRVDGIYTADPEKDLNAVKFENISFKDVLSKGLKVMDTTAFTLSQENNLPIIVFDMNKKGNLLKVVTGENIGTKVN